One Coccinella septempunctata chromosome 1, icCocSept1.1, whole genome shotgun sequence DNA window includes the following coding sequences:
- the LOC123322650 gene encoding uncharacterized protein LOC123322650 — MIKLRWGEEVMKKHGTVDLSDLSDWISDIAAAACYVSRPSSSTMNKTEPRSKPFVYSSTKRYETTLTTADSKKTDKLCTYCREKGHYIQNCSKIDQDDVDTRWETVTRRKLCFSCLKNNHQTMKCRSKRQCGVNNCKRSHHKLLHKDQSQQNFEYTQSTQTEDLRKENVLAVGQGAANILLRMIKVRLYGKNDFLETIALCDEASTVTLIDKSIVDHLEIEGNMESLCIQWTNNMTSCYEDSHRLDLDISGIHENAKRFTMKNVRSVENLSLPVQVIKETDWKKYPHLQGIPFNEIQGRPMILLGQDNIRLTVARRVIQGPENSPLATKTNLGWILHGDVDNYHGNKGIFHSFHICHCETVADDELHKMVKHSFSTEAFGVQVAIKSNKKDSRAREIMQKTAKRIGDRFEIGLLWRENDIHLPESKNVAVRRLMCVEKQMHKDENFKRRYCEKIESYLRKGYARKLSAEEASEEGPRCWYLPHFGVINPNKPAKLRLVFDAASKSCGTSLNENLLAGPDLLQPLVEVLIKFRQRKIAFCSDVREMFHQVKIITSDQCSQRFLWREGNTQKPHDVYEMQVMTFGATCSPTCAQFVKNLNARQLTQRQDILDAIEMKHYVDDYLDCTDTVDEALEKIFEVKRIQNLGGFELVDWTSNSKDVMDALSTQEDFICKDLDLDSDRSIQRILELSWDSKLDSFCFKLKSIIFEVETRNGTTKRQILKIVMSIFDPLGLIANLTVRGRILIQDIWKSGIGLSNMNHIRHGNYGFWIFKKLQIFLYLGAIQRVFLRLKE, encoded by the coding sequence ATGATTAAACTTCGCTGGGGGGAGGAAGTTATGAAAAAACATGGTACTGTTGACCTCAGTGATCTCTCAGATTGGATTTCAGACATAGCAGCAGCAGCATGTTACGTGAGTAGACCGAGTTCTTCAACAATGAATAAAACGGAGCCCAGATCGAAGCCATTCGTATATTCTTCGACAAAACGATATGAGACTACTCTGACGACAGCTGATAGCAAAAAAACTGACAAATTGTGTACGTATTGTCGAGAAAAAGGACATTATatccagaattgttcaaaaaTAGATCAAGACGATGTTGATACCAGATGGGAGACTGTGACCAGAAGAAAATTATGTTTCTCATGCCTGAAAAACAATCACCAGACAATGAAATGCAGATCCAAACGTCAATGTGGTGTCAATAACTGCAAACGATCTCATCATAAGCTCCTTCATAAAGATCAATCacaacaaaatttcgaatatacaCAGTCTACCCAGACGGAAGATCTTAGAAAGGAAAACGTTCTTGCTGTGGGACAAGGTGCGGCAAATATTCTTTTGCGGATGATCAAGGTGAGATTGTatggaaaaaatgattttctggaAACCATTGCACTCTGTGATGAAGCTTCGACTGTGACTCTCATAGACAAATCCATTGTTGACCACCTAGAAATAGAAGGGAATATGGAATCTCTTTGTATACAATGGACGAATAATATGACATCGTGCTACGAAGATTCTCATCGCCTAGACCTTGATATATCGGGAATCCATGAAAATGCCAAGAGATTCACCATGAAAAATGTGAGATCTGTGGAAAATCTATCTTTACCTGTTCAAGTCATTAAGGAAACAGACTGGAAGAAATATCCTCACTTACAAGGCATTcctttcaatgaaattcaaggacGTCCGATGATTCTTTTAGGCCAAGATAACATCCGACTCACAGTGGCCAGAAGAGTTATTCAGGGTCCAGAAAATTCTCCACTTGCAACAAAAACCAATCTCGGTTGGATTTTACACGGTGATGTGGACAATTATCATGGCAATAAGGGAATTTTTCATTCCTTTCATATTTGTCATTGTGAAACGGTTGCTGACGACGAGCTTCACAAGATGGTGAAACACTCTTTTAGTACTGAAGCCTTTGGAGTTCAAGTAGCTATAAAATCCAACAAAAAAGACAGCAGGGCGCGTGAAATAATGCAAAAAACTGCAAAACGAATCGGTGACCGATTTGAAATAGGACTGCTCTGGAGGGAGAACGATATTCACTTGCCTGAAAGTAAAAATGTAGCCGTTCGAAGACTTATGTGTGTAGAAAAACAGATGCACaaagatgaaaatttcaagagaagATACTGTGAGAAAATTGAAAGTTACTTAAGGAAAGGATATGCCAGGAAGCTGTCAGCTGAAGAAGCATCTGAAGAAGGTCCTCGTTGCTGGTACTTACCTCATTTTGGAGTAATAAATCCGAATAAACCAGCCAAGCTACGACTTGTTTTCGATGCTGCTTCAAAGTCGTGTGGAACTTCcctaaatgaaaatttacttGCTGGACCAGACCTCTTACAACCATTGGTGGAAGTATTGATAAAGTTTAGACAACGAAAGATCGCCTTCTGCAGTGATGTTCGTGAGATGTTCCATCAAGTCAAGATCATTACTTCGGATCAATGCTCCCAAAGATTTCTCTGGAGAGAAGGAAATACCCAAAAACCACACGATGTTTATGAAATGCAAGTCATGACATTTGGTGCTACCTGTTCTCCGACTTGCGCACAATTCGTTAAGAATCTGAATGCCCGACAACTAACCCAAAGACAAGATATTTTGGATGCTATTGAGATGAAACACTATGTCGATGATTATTTAGACTGCACCGACACTGTAGACGAAGCCTTAGAAAAGATTTTTGAAGTGAAACGTATTCAAAATTTGGGTGGATTTGAATTAGTTGACTGGACATCAAACTCTAAAGATGTTATGGATGCTCTTTCTACACAAGAAGATTTTATATGCAAAGATCTTGATTTGGACTCTGATAGGTCGATACAACGAATTTTAGAACTTTCCTGGGATTCAAAATTAGATAGCTTCTGTTTTAAACTGAAATCCAtcatttttgaggtcgaaaccAGAAATGGCACAACGAAAAGACAAATTCTGAAAATAGTGATGTCCATTTTCGACCCATTAGGACTTATTGCTAATTTGACAGTACGAGGAAGAATCCTCATTCAAGATATATGGAAATCCGGAATTGGTTTGTCGAACATGAACCATATAAGACATGGAAATTATGGCTTTTGGATcttcaaaaaattacaaatatttcTATACCTAGGTGCTATTCAACGAGTATTTCTAAGGCTGAAAGAGTAG
- the LOC123322644 gene encoding uncharacterized protein LOC123322644, with the protein MDKNGVLVVSGRTDLATQMEMTTRRPIILPSKHRLTKLLLHHYHEQCAHQGIETVMNTARQKFWIIDGRSAVKTTFAECKKCRISKAKPAIPQMGQLATFRLTPPAHAFTYTGIDYFGPLYVTVGRRREKRWGVIFTCLSIRAVHLEVAHSLSTESTLMAVRRMLARRGQPLQIYSDNGTNFRGSSEELKKAVKEMDKENLKREMLVRNIEWKFIPPASPHMGGAWERLVSSVKTTFYVILNNQILKDELLLTLFAECEKIVNSRPITKVSVDSDDLEALTPNHFLLDATNYSTAFESENGNLMEQWRRAQELRNSFWKRWTREYLPTLTKRT; encoded by the coding sequence ATGGATAAAAATGGAGTCTTGGTAGTGAGTGGACGGACTGACTTGGCCACACAAATGGAAATGACAACCAGAAGACCCATAATATTGCCATCTAAACATAGGTTGACTAAATTACTACTGCATCATTACCATGAACAATGTGCTCATCAAGGTATCGAAACTGTAATGAATACTGCTAGAcaaaaattttggattattgATGGTAGATCAGCCGTGAAGACCACAtttgcagaatgtaaaaaatgcCGAATTTCAAAAGCTAAACCTGCAATTCCACAAATGGGCCAACTTGCGACATTCAGATTGACTCCACCAGCTCATGCATTCACATACACAGGAATTGATTATTTCGGACCCCTGTATGTAACAGTTGGACGTCGACGCGAGAAAAGATGGGGAGTTATTTTCACCTGTTTATCGATAAGAGCTGTACATCTTGAAGTAGCACACTCGTTATCAACGGAGTCAACGCTTATGGCAGTAAGACGAATGTTAGCAAGAAGAGGACAACCTCTGCAAATTTATTCCGATAATGGAACTAATTTTAGAGGATCCTCTGAGGAACTGAAGAAAGCTGTAAAAGAAATGGATAAGGAGAATTTGAAACGAGAAATGTTAGTGAGAAATATTGAATGGAAATTCATTCCACCTGCTTCTCCCCATATGGGCGGTGCATGGGAGAGACTAGTGAGTTCAGTGAAAACTACATTTTATGTTATTCTCAATAATCAGATATTGAAAGACGAGCTACTTCTCACCTTATTTGCAGAATGCGAAAAAATTGTGAACTCTAGACCAATCACGAAAGTATCTGTTGATTCTGATGACTTGGAGGCCTTAACACCAAACCATTTTCTTTTGGATGCTACAAATTATTCGACAGCTTTCgaatctgaaaatggaaatttaatggaacaatggagACGAGCTCAAGAGTTAAGAAACTCGTTCTGGAAAAGATGGACGAGGGAATATCTACCGACTTTGACCAAAAGAACGTAG
- the LOC123322637 gene encoding uncharacterized protein LOC123322637 — translation MEDEILIECVREHTCLYDMADPKYMDIFHKSTIWRRIAEKLHQRALSNIFSVSFIVTEENCKKRWGNIRDQFKKKLNRSKTKSGQSAKVIRKYKYADILQFLLPYIQNRCTLSNIEEENDSENTIKRPENDEEIDVNGIEAIEQFSAISTPNVDPIEESSEIAPSTPATPHQPPDNPLPSSSRKSKVVRKRRIARQITQAASDQKESASFTLMKYIIEKNQKSQADIDPIEAFFQGLIPTVKRFSPYYQHLAKGRIFSVLHELELAQLNQPVPSSEIYTSPTYESSTSSTSVIGRLHGLHYRHTHQRPKNPPIKDEQPNQKHQM, via the exons ATGGAAGACGAAATACTGATAGAATGCGTGCGGGAGCATACTTGCCTTTACGACATGGCGGATCCAAAGTATATGGATATATTCCATAAATCCACTATATGGAGGAGGATTGCTGAAAAATTACACCAACgtg CTCTCAGTAACATTTTCTCAGTATCATTTATTGTTACAGAAGAGAACTGCAAAAAACGATGGGGAAATATTCGAGatcagtttaaaaaaaaattgaataggaGCAAAACTAAAAGTGGTCAAAGCGCTAAGGTCATCAGAAAATACAAATATGCAGATATTTTGCAATTTTTGCTGCCATACATTCAGAACAGGTGCACGTTATCAAATATTGAAGAAGAAAACGATTCGGAAAATACTATAAAACGACCAGAGAACGATGAGGAAATAGATGTCAATGGGATAGAGGCGATAGAGCAATTTTCTGCCATTTCTACACCTAATGTGGATCCAATTGAGGAATCGTCAGAAATAGCACCTTCCACACCTGCCACGCCTCATCAGCCTCCTGATAACCCTCTTCCAAGTTCATCGCGGAAAAGCAAGGTCGTTCGAAAACGTCGCATTGCTCGCCAGATAACTCAAGCAGCATCAGATCAAAAAGAAAGCGCATCCTTCACTTTGATGAAATACATCATAGAGAAAAACCAGAAGTCTCAGGCCGACATTGATCCCATTGAGGCCTTCTTTCAAGGCCTGATACCTACTGTTAAACGTTTTTCCCCGTATTATCAGCATCTTGCCAAAGGAAGAATTTTTTCGGTATTGCATGAGTTAGAATTGGCTCAGTTGAATCAGCCTGTTCCTTCATCTGAGATATACACATCACCTACATATGAATCGTCAACGAGTTCGACATCAGTAATAGGCAGACTCCATGGACTTCACTACCGGCATACACACCAACGTCCAAAGAACCCTCCGATCAAAGACGAGCAGCCCAACCAGAAACATCAAATGTGA